GATTGGATGGTATCACTCACACCTTGGTTATGGATGATGGTTGGCATACATGCTAGACGACAGTCGGAGCGAGGCAAACTGCATACTGGAAAACAACCGGAGCAAGGCCACGAGGACTAGGCTAACTGCCATGGACCACAATCAGGACAGCACCGCCGCCAAGCAGCCACTGACACACGCTGAAGCATCTCTGCAGTACACAGCAATTGCCTGCGAAGCATGAGATATTTGAGCTAACAAATGGTTAATTGATTTCAGCGCATAGGGTGGCCATTGGTGAGGGCATACAGGACAGGAGGAACACCTTCCATGCAGCAGTAGCAGCCAAGAAGGCTGAGAAGCTATTTCTGAAGGTGAGGATTGATGGGGTGCCATACATTAGTAAGGTCGCCCTCCGGATGTACAAGGGGTATAGGGAGCTTAGAGAGGCGCTAGATTTGCTCTTCTCTGCCCAGTCCTTCTGACCAGCTCGTCGTTGCTTGCTTGTGGAAAATGTGCCATGTGAGTAAGTACCTTATCTCCCCCATCTTGTCATGCTTGAGTGCTCAGTGATATTTCCGCTTATTATAGTCTTGAATGGGTGTATTATTTTCACCTGATCTCTGAACTGTAGATTATTAATGCACTTCTTTAGAGAGAGGAAACTATTGCTTCTGTTGGTTAATTTATAAGCTTTACATCTTTCATGTTGGTCGTTTTACAGATTTTGCCAAGTTAATGATATTTGGAGACATGAGCTCTATAAGAACGTAGGAACTCAAAGTCCATGTAAGGAACAGTGCCTGAATAATTTGAAGCATGCCACTTCTTTCGATATCCATTTTAAAATTTACTTTTATATTGGTTACTTTGATGTGCAGGGTTAAGCTGTACTTGCTTCCAGAAATCTTCAATCAATTCAAAAATCACATTCGAAgcaaagcaccaaggtcaattgaTGACTCCCATCAGATAAAGTCAAGGTAAACATCCTACTTTAGGTGATATATATATATTCTCTTATAGTTGGCAGAAATTTTTGATATAAAGGAGATTAACTTGACAGTTTCCCTTCAATTAACTAATTCAAATATGTGATGTGATATATATTCTCTCACTGCCATCATTctcagaatatatatgtagctcctGCTAATCAGGTTAATGTATATATCAAGGATCTGTGAAGATATATGTAACTCTTGCTAATCAAAATATTGTATATAACAAGAAGATAACCTTTCCTGTGAGTCAATTGAATTTCCTTTATGGACAATATACTGTATATTCCTTTTTGCTACAAAATCTATTATTTTTCTAGGGCATGTAAAAACAAGTTAGGTATGTAATTTCGAAGTTCTCACTAAGGTTAGTTTGCCCACTGTTTTTTTGGTTTACAGATATTGAGCTAAGGATCGAACCATGCATTGGTCAAATTCCCTAATATTTGTTCAGATTGTATGATTGTGTGGATCTACCATTTGTAATAATGTATTATATTCCACATCGGTGGGACTACCTTCTTACAAGTATGCGAGATGCATGTATCTGTGCTCTGATGTAATCTTGGATCCTATATAAATGCAATTACAACTATTTTTATGTCCCCATGTTTCATTTATCCAAGTGACCAACACGATAGTACTATATTTTACTATAAGTTTGTGTTAGTTGACCATCACAATATTCAGATTGGGTTGCCCCTGACCGGCGAGgaggcgccccatggggcgccccAACCACTAGTTTTGTTAATTGGCTTGGTAGCTTCCAGTCAGGGATGGAGGGCCTTGACCAGGTGACTGAATCCTCCGTCTAATTTCGCACTTCTTTTGTCAAATTTGTGTCTGCACACAGTGTGCTCATTCGACATGGATTGATCCTGGTACGGTTGCCCACTGTTTTCTCAGCCAGATTTGCTTTCTGTCCAGAAGAATCCTTGCGCTATCTGCCTCGGCGGCATCGGCGCCGGCGGGGGGCAGGCCATCTTCACGGCCGAGTGCTCCCACACGTTCCACTTCCACTGCATCTCCGCCAGCGTCGCGCACGGACAGCAGCTCTGCCCGCTCTGCAACGCGCACTGGCGCGAGCTGCCATTCGTGCGACCGGCGGACCCAATGCCACCCGTGGATGTCGTGCAGCCGCCGCAGCAGCATCGGCGACTACCCATCCAGCCAGCAGATCCGGTCATCTTCGACGATGACGAGCAGGTGGGGCTGGCCGCTGGGGCCTCGGCTGATGACCGGCGGCCATCAGGAACATCATACAACGGGGCAGTGGTTGTCAAGACGCACACCGACTACAAGGCCGTCGCCAGAGACTCGGCTCGCGACAACTTCGCCGTGCTCGTGCACCTCAAGGCTCCCGGCACTGACGCGGCAGGCGACGGTCCGGCGCCACGCGCGCCGCTCGACCTCGTGATTGTGGTGGACGTCAGCAGCAGCATGCACGGGAGGAAGCTGGCGCTGCTGAAGCAGGCGATGCGGTTCGTCATCGACATCCTCGGCCCCGACGACCGCCTCTGCATCGTGTCCTTCTCCTCCAGGGCACGCCGCGTGACCAGGCTCGCGCGCATGTCGGACGCCGGGAAGGCGCTCTGTGCGCGCGCCGTGGAGTCCCTCACGGCGCGCCCCGGCACCAACATCGCCGAGGGGCTCCGCACGGCCGCCATGGTGCTCGACGAGCGCCGGTACAGGAACGGCGGCGTCTTCAGCGTCGTGCTCCTCGCTGCGTCGATTGTAGCGGGTGAACTATACGCCGACGAGGAGAGgcgtttcttgctgttcttggtcaTACCGAGAGCTGAAGAAACAGACGGTGATGCCACAACTCTTCTCAAAGTTACCTGCGCCTACCGAGACGCGGCCGCCGGCGAGGACATCAACGTGACGGCCGAGGACACGGTGGTGGCGAGGCCGGAGCACGCGGCAGACGTGGCACGGTCGGTGGAGGTGGAGCGGGAACACGTCCGGGTAGAGGCCACCGAGGACATTGCGGCGGCGAGGGCGGGAGCAGAGCGGGGCGCGCACCAGGAGGCGGTGGAGATACTCGAGAACCGCCGGCGAGCGGTAGCGCTGTCGGATGCAGCACGAGGCGGCGACGCTATGATTGCCGCGCTGGAGATGGAGCTGCGGGACATGAGCAGGCGCGTGTCGAGCCGGCAGAGCTACGCGCGCTCGGGTCGAGCGTACATGCTCGCCGGCATGAGCGCGCATATGCAGCAGCGGGGCAGTTCATCGCAGCTGCAGCTGCCTTCGGTGATTGGATTCGACTCTGGACGTGTGACGACGTCGATGGCAGGGACAAACCAGGTGTCGCAGCAGGTCGCTGCAACGCTGCCGTACGTGACGCCGGCCACGCTCGCCATGCTGTTGCGGTCGCGGAAGGCGCGCGAGGCCGCAGCCGAAAGCGAGCAGCAACAGCACAAGGTGCAAGAAGGAACTGAAGGCTCCGAACCAAAGGTCCCCGAGGAGCTGAACCAGTAGCTTTACAAAACCGATGAAATTCTGATATGCAATTTGTTTTACAAAACCTAGGAGTACATGAGATTAATTTGATTTACGATTTCTCTTTTGGGAATTATGGGTTTACAGTTCCTATGCGTATCCCTAGGTCATCAATTTAACTAACATAACACAAGATATATAGtataaaatatatatcattagaaaatttaGA
This region of Lolium perenne isolate Kyuss_39 chromosome 2, Kyuss_2.0, whole genome shotgun sequence genomic DNA includes:
- the LOC127335475 gene encoding E3 ubiquitin-protein ligase WAV3-like, with amino-acid sequence MEGLDQKNPCAICLGGIGAGGGQAIFTAECSHTFHFHCISASVAHGQQLCPLCNAHWRELPFVRPADPMPPVDVVQPPQQHRRLPIQPADPVIFDDDEQVGLAAGASADDRRPSGTSYNGAVVVKTHTDYKAVARDSARDNFAVLVHLKAPGTDAAGDGPAPRAPLDLVIVVDVSSSMHGRKLALLKQAMRFVIDILGPDDRLCIVSFSSRARRVTRLARMSDAGKALCARAVESLTARPGTNIAEGLRTAAMVLDERRYRNGGVFSVVLLAASIVAGELYADEERRFLLFLVIPRAEETDGDATTLLKVTCAYRDAAAGEDINVTAEDTVVARPEHAADVARSVEVEREHVRVEATEDIAAARAGAERGAHQEAVEILENRRRAVALSDAARGGDAMIAALEMELRDMSRRVSSRQSYARSGRAYMLAGMSAHMQQRGSSSQLQLPSVIGFDSGRVTTSMAGTNQVSQQVAATLPYVTPATLAMLLRSRKAREAAAESEQQQHKVQEGTEGSEPKVPEELNQ